A DNA window from Pseudarthrobacter sp. W1I19 contains the following coding sequences:
- a CDS encoding heavy metal translocating P-type ATPase, producing the protein MQDHRHHHDDATPASPTLTEAERASAPAAAAAGHGHEHGDGHGHGHEHHQPHAGHDDDHTVHTHGQHAGHSTAMFKNRFWLTLALSIPVVYFSPMVGHILGYMAPMFPGSAWIPPVLGTVIFLYGGQPFLKGGLQELKDRRPGMMLLIGMAITVAFAASWVTSLGLGGFDLDFWWELALLVAIMLLGHWIEMRALGSAQGALDALAALLPDEAERITDSGTETVPVSELRPADLVLVRSGARMPADGTVVQGQAEFDESMITGESKTVPRGPGDAVVAGTVATDSSVRVRVDAVGEDTALAGIQRLVAEAQASSSRAQALADRAAAFLFYFAAGAGVITFIVWTLLGSIPEAVTRTMTVLVIACPHALGLAIPLVIAISTEQAARAGVLIKNRMALERMRTIDVVLFDKTGTLTTGEPELKEVAAAQGVEADELLALAAAVESDSEHPVARAIVRAARERNLALPAVAGFVSLTGRGVRASVDGRTVHVGGPALLRELGAVVPPSLAATTRGWMDRGAAVLHVIDDGGSVLGAVSLEDAVRAESRQAVRALQQRGVKVAMITGDAQQVARAVAADLDIDEVFAEVLPADKDKKVAELQSRGLKVAMVGDGVNDSPALARAEVGIAIGAGTDVAMESAGVVLAGNDPRAVLSMVDLSRASYRKMWQNLVWATGYNILSVPLAAGVLAFAGVVLSPAAGAVLMSVSTIVVALNAQLLRRLKLNPAEVR; encoded by the coding sequence TGCCGGACACAGCACAGCCATGTTCAAGAACAGGTTCTGGCTGACCCTGGCACTCTCCATCCCCGTGGTCTATTTCAGCCCCATGGTGGGCCACATCCTGGGCTACATGGCCCCGATGTTCCCCGGCTCCGCCTGGATCCCGCCGGTCCTGGGAACAGTGATTTTCCTCTACGGCGGCCAGCCGTTCCTCAAGGGCGGGCTGCAGGAGCTGAAGGACCGCCGGCCCGGCATGATGCTGCTGATCGGCATGGCCATCACCGTGGCATTCGCCGCGTCCTGGGTCACCAGCCTTGGTCTGGGCGGCTTCGACCTGGACTTCTGGTGGGAACTCGCGCTGCTGGTGGCTATCATGCTGCTGGGCCACTGGATCGAGATGCGGGCCCTCGGTTCGGCGCAGGGCGCCCTGGATGCGCTGGCTGCCCTGCTGCCCGATGAAGCCGAACGCATCACGGACAGCGGCACCGAAACCGTGCCCGTCTCCGAACTCCGCCCCGCAGACCTTGTGCTGGTCCGCTCCGGCGCCCGGATGCCGGCCGACGGCACGGTGGTCCAAGGCCAGGCTGAATTCGACGAATCCATGATCACCGGTGAATCCAAGACCGTGCCCCGCGGCCCCGGGGACGCCGTGGTGGCCGGGACCGTTGCCACGGACTCGAGTGTCCGCGTCCGCGTGGACGCCGTGGGCGAGGACACCGCACTGGCCGGCATCCAGCGGCTGGTGGCCGAAGCACAGGCTTCCTCGTCGCGGGCCCAGGCCCTGGCCGACCGCGCCGCGGCCTTCCTGTTCTACTTCGCTGCGGGCGCCGGCGTCATCACGTTCATCGTGTGGACGCTGCTGGGCAGCATCCCGGAGGCCGTCACCCGGACCATGACCGTGCTGGTGATCGCCTGCCCGCACGCCCTGGGCCTGGCCATTCCGCTGGTCATCGCCATCTCCACCGAGCAGGCTGCCCGCGCCGGCGTCCTGATCAAGAACCGGATGGCACTGGAGCGGATGCGCACCATCGATGTTGTCCTCTTCGACAAGACCGGCACCCTCACCACCGGCGAGCCGGAGCTGAAAGAAGTGGCCGCCGCCCAGGGCGTGGAGGCCGATGAGCTGCTGGCATTGGCCGCCGCCGTCGAGTCAGACAGCGAGCATCCCGTAGCGCGGGCCATCGTCCGTGCAGCCCGGGAGCGGAACCTGGCACTGCCTGCCGTCGCCGGCTTCGTATCGCTTACCGGCCGCGGCGTCCGGGCCTCCGTGGACGGCCGCACGGTGCACGTAGGGGGGCCCGCGCTCCTGCGCGAGCTGGGCGCCGTCGTACCTCCTTCCCTGGCGGCCACGACGCGCGGCTGGATGGACCGCGGCGCGGCCGTCCTGCACGTGATTGACGACGGCGGGAGCGTCCTTGGGGCGGTCAGCCTCGAGGATGCGGTGCGGGCAGAGTCGCGGCAGGCCGTGCGCGCACTGCAGCAGCGCGGCGTCAAGGTGGCCATGATCACCGGCGACGCGCAGCAGGTGGCGCGGGCTGTTGCGGCAGACCTGGACATCGACGAGGTGTTTGCCGAGGTCCTGCCCGCGGACAAGGACAAGAAGGTGGCCGAGCTGCAGTCGCGGGGCCTCAAGGTGGCCATGGTGGGCGACGGCGTCAACGATTCACCCGCGCTGGCCCGCGCCGAGGTGGGCATCGCGATCGGAGCGGGGACGGACGTGGCCATGGAATCGGCCGGGGTGGTGCTGGCCGGGAACGATCCGCGCGCCGTGCTGTCCATGGTGGACCTGTCCCGGGCGAGCTACCGCAAGATGTGGCAGAACCTGGTGTGGGCCACGGGCTACAACATCCTGTCCGTGCCGCTGGCCGCTGGCGTCCTGGCCTTCGCCGGGGTGGTTCTCTCCCCTGCCGCGGGGGCCGTGCTGATGTCCGTTTCCACTATTGTGGTGGCGTTGAACGCCCAGCTGCTGCGGCGCCTGAAACTGAACCCTGCGGAGGTACGTTAG